The following coding sequences are from one Onychomys torridus chromosome 16, mOncTor1.1, whole genome shotgun sequence window:
- the Ptp4a3 gene encoding protein tyrosine phosphatase type IVA 3, giving the protein MARMNRPAPVEVSYRNMRFLITHNPSNATLSTFVEDLKKYGATTVVRVCEVTYDKTPLEKDGITVVDWPFDDGAPPPGKVVEDWLSLLKAKFYNDPGSCVAVHCVAGLGRAPVLVALALIESGMKYEDAIQFIRQKRRGAINSKQLTYLEKYRPKQRLRFKDPHTHKTRCCVM; this is encoded by the exons ATGGCCCGCATGAACCGGCCCGCGCCTGTGGAGGTGAGCTACCGGAACATGCGCTTCCTTATCACGCACAACCCCAGCAATGCCACCCTGAGCACTTTCGTCGAG GACCTGAAGAAGTATGGGGCCACCACCGTGGTGCGTGTGTGTGAAGTGACCTATGACAAGACCCCTCTGGAGAAGGACGGCATCACTGTTGTG GATTGGCCCTTTGATGACGGGGCGCCCCCTCCTGGCAAAGTGGTGGAGGACTGGCTGAGCCTGCTGAAGGCCAAATTCTACAATGACCCGGGCAGCTGCGTGGCCGTGCACTGTGTGGCCGGCCTGGGAAG GGCTCCAGTGCTCGTGGCTCTTGCCCTTATCGAGAGTGGGATGAAGTATGAGGATGCTATCCAGTTCATCCGACA GAAGCGCCGTGGGGCCATCAACAGTAAGCAGCTGACCTACCTGGAGAAGTACCGGCCTAAGCAGAGACTGCGGTTCAAAGACCCACACACGCACAAGACCAGATGTTGCGTCATGTAG